The genome window GATCGTTGACCACATAACAGGGTTCATCGCCCACATACGCCACCTCGACAGGCTGATCGAATTCATCTACCACCAAACCGGCAAATAAGGCTTGACGAGGCACAATTTGATTATAACACTCCCGTTCGAGGAAAACGTCAAGGAAAAACATCCCTTTTGACAAAAAAGGGGAAAAAGGTTTCCTTCCTCATAATCTTCCTGCAGGTCCTCTGGTCAGGGGACAAAATGCCCCTTTTCCAGAATCTTCTCGATGCGCTCGATGCTCTGCAGGAACACCTTAACCACCTGCGGGTCAAATTGCAAACCGGCTTGCGCCCGAATGTAGTGCAAGACCTTGTCGCGAGGCCAGGCTTTGCGGTACGGGCGGTCGGTAGAGAGGGCATCCCACACATCCACCACCGAGAAGATGCGCGCCCCCAGGGGGATTTGCTCGCCACGCAAACCGTAGGGGTAGCCACTCCCATCCCAGTGTTCATGGTGATAAGTAGGAATGTCCATGGCTTGCCGCAGGTAAGGGATGCGCGAGAGCCATTCACGGGCATAAAGCGGATGGCGGCGCATAATCTCCCGCTCTTCTTCGGTAAGGAATGAGGGCTTGAGCAGGATAGTATCGGGAATGCCCAGTTTGCCGATGTCGTGCAAAATGGCGCCACGGCGCAGTTGAATCAAATCTACCTCGCTTAACCCCATGGCTTTACCCAGTTCCACGGTGGCTTCCACCACCCGGCGGGTGTGATCTTCGGTATTGCTGTCGCGCAGTCCCAGGGCTAACGCCCAGCCTTCCAGGGTGGCATCGTAAGCCACCATCAACTCGGCATTGGTGCGTTGTAAATCCTCAAACAGGCGGGCGTTTTCGATGGCAATGGCTGCCTGTCCTGCCAGCGTGTTCAACAACTCCAGCCATTCCTTCGTTGCGGGGGGCGTCTTACGGCGGCACACTTCCAGAACCCCCACCACGCGGGATTTGCTCACCAGCGGCACGGCAAAAATCTGCCTGAAGCCCTTCTCCCACATCAGGCGGTCGTGCGTGCCGGCAGGCAGGGTCTGCCATTCCATGTTCCCGCCGGTCAGCACACCTTCCAGCATGGCTTTGCCTACCACCGTCTCGCCCGCACGCACGCGGATGTGTTCCAGGCGGGCGGTGTTCAGCCCCAGGGTCGCCACACAATCCAGGTGCAGGTTGACGGGGTCAAACTCGTACAGCAGGGCGGCATCCACCTTGAGCATGCGCAGGCACTGCTGCAACAGGATATTGGCAGTGGCTTTCAGGTTGTGACTGGAAGAAATAGCGGTATCAATCTCGTGCAGTGAGGTCAGTTGTTCCAGGCGGGTGCGCACCTCAGCATCCAGTTGCGCACGGTGCAACACACTGCCAATGATATCGCCCGCTGTCTGCACCAGATTCACCTCTGCTTCGCTGAACTTGCGGGGGGCTTCCACCACGACCATCAAAATACCCAGTTGTTCCTGTCCGGCACGCATGGGCACCAGCAGGGCGCGCCAGCCCGGCGGAATCAGCGCCGCCACTTCCGGATTCGCCCGGGGGTCCAGGCACAGGTCCTCGCTGAACAGCGGGCATCCTGCAGGATGGTTTTTTCCACCAGCCCACCCTGCAGGGGAAAAGCCTTGCCTTCAAAAGACTTTACCCAACCGCGTGTCGCCATCGGGTAGTAGCATCCGTTCTCTTTATCCACCTGGGCAACGCCGCCTGCTGGCACGTCCAGCACGGGCAGAAGCAGATCCAGGGCTTTCTCAAGGAAGGGAGAAACGCGGGCTTCTTCACGGGAAAGGGTGGAAAGGCGGTTCAGGGTTTCCAGGTGCCTGAGGCGCAGGCGCAATTGTTCCCGCACCTCGCGCTCGCTGGTGATGTCGCGCAGCATCATGCCGATGCGGTATCCCAGCGGGGTGGGCAGGGCAAAACTGTTCAATTCGCAAATTTTGATTTCTCCGCTGGCATCAAGAAAACGGGTCTCGGTCTTGCGGTTGAAAAAAGGGCTTTTGCCGGTCTTGAGGGCTTGCTCGAAGACACTTTCCAGTTTAGACAGGGCAGAAGGTGTTCGGTAAGCCGGGATGGCAATGCGCTCGAGAACCTTCACAGCAGGTTGCCCCAGAATTTCCTCACGGCAATAGCCCAGCAAACGCTCCGCGCCGGGATTCCACTCCACCACCCTGCCGGTCTCGTCCACAAGGATGAAGGCGTCAAAACTTTTCTCCAGCACCATCTGCAGTTGCCCGGTCTGCAGGGCAAGGGCATTCTGCGCGGCTTGCCTTTCAGTCAGTTCCGCCTGCAGAGAACGCTGATAATTTTCCAGCATGCGGCTGGTAAAGTAAACGATGAGGATAAAAACAGCCCCAATGACAAAGCGGAAGAGAATCTCCATCAGCGGGGTTTGCGGCAAACTGGAAGGCGGCAACCTGCCAAATTGCTCCATCCAGAACAGCACCAGCAGCGAACCCGCGCCCAGCAGGATGGAGACCAGGCTCCCCTTCAAGCCCAGCAGTAACCCGGAGACGTAAATCAGGATGAGCAACATGCCCGCCGCCGGGCTTTGCACCCCGCCGGTGAACATCAACACCACGAAATAATGCGCCCAGAAGAGGAAAAAGAGCAGGACGCGGATGACCTCAGAAGAGAGCCACAAGCGCACAGCCCACACCCCCGCCAGCACCAGCACAAAAGCGGCATTTACCAGCAAAAAAATCGGCGCCGTGTGCGCGGTCAGCCAGAGTGCCAGCGAGCCAGCCGCAATCCCGCCGCCGGTGGTGAGGATGAGCACTTCCAGGAACGAGAATCGTGAACCTGCCGGTGAGGCATCTGCCGACCACAGGGCTTTCCTGGAGAAACTCGAAAAAAGAGAACCGGCCATAAAAGTAAAACACCCCTAAACGGGGCTATTTTAACCCAAAACTTCCCGATTCGCCTTACGAATCGATGAGAATTTCGTTACAAATTGGTAATATTTTTCCTTACCGACGCAGACTGTCGCGCCGCAGAGCGTTCAGGGCTTCGCGGTATTCCTGCACATTGGGCGGGTTGAGCGAGACAATCGTCTCCAGCAGGTTAATGGCTTCCATCACCTTACCCTCGTCCAGGTAGAGGTTGGCGGCGGCGTCCATCTGCGCCACGCCTTCCTCGATGCGCCCTTCGCGCACCAGCAAATCTGCCAGGCGGCGGGAAAGGTCCACATTGGGACCAACCTCAGCGAGCAGGTCCTGCAGGAACTGCACGGCTTGAGCGCGCCTGCCGGTGCTTTCCATGAGGTTGATGAACGAATCCACCTCGCCCAGGGCGGCGGCAGACTGCCCCATGCGCAGGTTCAACTGCACCAACTGCAGGCGGGTCTGCGGATTATCGGG of Anaerolinea thermophila UNI-1 contains these proteins:
- a CDS encoding PAS domain S-box protein; this translates as MAGSLFSSFSRKALWSADASPAGSRFSFLEVLILTTGGGIAAGSLALWLTAHTAPIFLLVNAAFVLVLAGVWAVRLWLSSEVIRVLLFFLFWAHYFVVLMFTGGVQSPAAGMLLILIYVSGLLLGLKGSLVSILLGAGSLLVLFWMEQFGRLPPSSLPQTPLMEILFRFVIGAVFILIVYFTSRMLENYQRSLQAELTERQAAQNALALQTGQLQMVLEKSFDAFILVDETGRVVEWNPGAERLLGYCREEILGQPAVKVLERIAIPAYRTPSALSKLESVFEQALKTGKSPFFNRKTETRFLDASGEIKICELNSFALPTPLGYRIGMMLRDITSEREVREQLRLRLRHLETLNRLSTLSREEARVSPFLEKALDLLLPVLDVPAGGVAQVDKENGCYYPMATRGWVKSFEGKAFPLQGGLVEKTILQDARCSARTCAWTPGRIRKWRR
- a CDS encoding HD domain-containing phosphohydrolase — protein: MAALIPPGWRALLVPMRAGQEQLGILMVVVEAPRKFSEAEVNLVQTAGDIIGSVLHRAQLDAEVRTRLEQLTSLHEIDTAISSSHNLKATANILLQQCLRMLKVDAALLYEFDPVNLHLDCVATLGLNTARLEHIRVRAGETVVGKAMLEGVLTGGNMEWQTLPAGTHDRLMWEKGFRQIFAVPLVSKSRVVGVLEVCRRKTPPATKEWLELLNTLAGQAAIAIENARLFEDLQRTNAELMVAYDATLEGWALALGLRDSNTEDHTRRVVEATVELGKAMGLSEVDLIQLRRGAILHDIGKLGIPDTILLKPSFLTEEEREIMRRHPLYAREWLSRIPYLRQAMDIPTYHHEHWDGSGYPYGLRGEQIPLGARIFSVVDVWDALSTDRPYRKAWPRDKVLHYIRAQAGLQFDPQVVKVFLQSIERIEKILEKGHFVP